One region of Ornithinibacter aureus genomic DNA includes:
- a CDS encoding nucleotidyltransferase family protein, protein MLALDVDRERLRMVCERYGVAALEVFGSVARGESRIDSDVDLLFVLKPGTRLGFRLFDLEDELSALFGRRVDLVARQSINKYLREQILADAQPFYAA, encoded by the coding sequence GTGCTGGCCTTGGACGTTGACAGGGAGCGCTTGCGGATGGTGTGCGAGCGCTACGGTGTCGCGGCCTTGGAGGTCTTCGGCTCCGTCGCTCGAGGAGAGAGCCGGATCGACAGTGATGTCGACCTGCTGTTCGTCCTGAAGCCGGGTACTCGATTAGGTTTTCGACTGTTCGACCTCGAGGACGAGCTGTCTGCCCTCTTCGGCCGCAGGGTCGACCTCGTCGCGCGCCAATCCATCAACAAGTACCTTCGCGAGCAGATCCTCGCCGACGCACAGCCCTTCTATGCAGCGTGA
- a CDS encoding HepT-like ribonuclease domain-containing protein, which yields MQRELLLLREMRDAATAIRELVDGRSSEQVGADGIRRSALLWHFTVLGEAASQVPSGTKDANPKIAWRAATRLRNRIVHGYWDIDVETLVATAVDDLPDMITQLESAIASLQEPEGTDPAL from the coding sequence ATGCAGCGTGAACTCCTGCTGCTGCGTGAGATGCGCGATGCGGCGACGGCGATCCGGGAATTGGTGGATGGTCGAAGCAGCGAGCAGGTCGGTGCCGACGGCATCCGGCGTTCAGCGTTGTTGTGGCACTTCACCGTGCTCGGCGAGGCTGCCAGCCAGGTCCCGTCGGGGACGAAGGATGCGAACCCGAAGATCGCGTGGCGTGCTGCCACCCGGCTGCGCAACCGCATCGTCCACGGCTACTGGGACATCGACGTGGAGACGCTGGTCGCGACGGCAGTCGACGACCTCCCTGACATGATCACCCAGCTCGAGAGCGCAATCGCCTCGCTGCAGGAACCTGAAGGTACCGACCCGGCCCTCTGA
- a CDS encoding DUF3427 domain-containing protein: protein MTLHKSESDHSPTTIYQDYAISQDLFHWESQSGTTVASPTGQRYLRHRETGSHVLLFSRTQKVSAFGTGTPYLFLGEADYVEHRGERPIAITWRLRVPMPAADFATASFVQ, encoded by the coding sequence GTGACGCTGCACAAGTCGGAGTCGGACCACTCGCCGACAACGATCTACCAGGACTACGCGATCAGCCAGGACCTGTTCCACTGGGAGTCACAGTCGGGGACGACGGTGGCCTCGCCGACGGGGCAGCGGTACCTGCGCCACCGCGAGACCGGGAGCCACGTGCTGCTGTTCTCGCGGACCCAGAAGGTGTCGGCGTTCGGAACTGGGACGCCGTACCTGTTCCTCGGGGAGGCCGACTACGTCGAGCACCGCGGGGAGCGGCCGATCGCGATCACGTGGCGGTTGCGCGTGCCGATGCCCGCCGCCGACTTCGCCACTGCCAGCTTCGTCCAGTAG
- a CDS encoding rhomboid family intramembrane serine protease, translated as MAEQPASPDAVAPVPVCPRHPDRESYVRCQRCMRPTCPECQRPAAVGIQCVDCVAEGAKTVRQVRTVFGGAVTDGRPVVTMTLIGICVAVFLAQSAVPGFERQIWFSPVLGQSEPWRFITSAFAHGSIMHIAFNMYALWIMGTYLEPMLGRARFIAIYLLSAFGGSVFYLLLAAPQSYEEAVAFGPGMWWTPAVGASGAVFGLFGAFLVLQRRLGRSAAGMYVIIGINAVIGFVLPNIAWQAHLGGALTGAAAAAAIAYLGRNRGPLKPVDRRVHWVALGGLSVLLVVLSLAKYATA; from the coding sequence GTGGCTGAGCAACCGGCATCCCCGGATGCCGTGGCACCGGTTCCGGTGTGCCCTCGCCACCCCGATCGGGAGTCGTACGTGCGCTGCCAGCGGTGCATGCGGCCGACCTGCCCCGAGTGCCAGCGGCCCGCTGCCGTCGGCATCCAGTGCGTCGACTGCGTGGCCGAGGGTGCGAAGACGGTGCGCCAGGTGCGCACCGTCTTCGGCGGGGCCGTGACCGACGGCCGCCCCGTCGTGACGATGACGCTCATCGGGATCTGCGTCGCCGTGTTCCTGGCGCAGTCCGCGGTGCCCGGGTTCGAGCGGCAGATCTGGTTCTCGCCGGTGCTCGGACAGTCCGAGCCGTGGCGCTTCATCACGTCGGCGTTCGCCCACGGCTCGATCATGCACATCGCGTTCAACATGTACGCGCTGTGGATCATGGGCACCTACCTCGAGCCGATGCTCGGCCGGGCCCGGTTCATCGCCATCTACCTGCTGAGCGCGTTCGGTGGGTCGGTCTTCTACCTGTTGCTGGCGGCGCCGCAGAGCTACGAGGAAGCCGTGGCGTTCGGCCCGGGCATGTGGTGGACCCCTGCGGTCGGGGCCTCGGGCGCGGTGTTCGGCCTGTTCGGTGCGTTCCTGGTGCTCCAGCGTCGTCTGGGGCGCTCGGCTGCGGGCATGTACGTCATCATCGGCATCAACGCGGTCATCGGGTTCGTGCTGCCGAACATCGCCTGGCAGGCCCACCTCGGTGGGGCGCTCACCGGGGCCGCGGCCGCAGCGGCGATCGCCTACCTCGGGCGCAACCGCGGGCCGCTCAAGCCCGTCGACCGACGGGTGCACTGGGTGGCGCTCGGCGGGTTGTCCGTGCTGCTCGTCGTGCTGTCGCTGGCCAAGTACGCCACCGCCTGA
- a CDS encoding AAA family ATPase, translated as MSPRLVNLELEAFRGFSSPQSVDLDADIILVRGDNGSGKTSLTDGILWVLTGALPHITERAKGLRPTHDPIQNRYADGPSRVALTVRDDSGTWRFERVGSARDSTLTAELNGQSFDGDAGLTNAFGEDTAESLRTAVTTWGILRQDAVRSVLDTGGAALHARMSSVIGLADVTRFREACRTASKKLAQERRQTDAVHASSIRSRIAARQALDGFRSASAGSSKLALQERIRAMALAIRADIEIDATGIEDLQGVIAVGQEISSLIELFTVAADAHDASVRAAAAVKSESARLEVELGAVEAQAKELGRLTSDTQRLAEAALQLLGERCPVCGQEIDEGVVRVKLEQDLQQNAARMIAATEARNSVSTIKQRLIDAQTAEARRGQAAAHLARVASELEAALESSKHVKLQAGMPEPKSFRPLAHRLEELRSALRRLHAEASAQSEVEESRHQAAAAAAVSEENRARAALERVTAREDSIQNLEKAAQRAEERIVSNWLRQLEPSFSEVFDRLSPHPTFSELRARQDIYYNRNQIVPEVVDPIRGISANPLLVYSEGQLNTVALSYFLGLALNAPSASLGFMVLDDPLQAMDVLAVLGFADLCRRLRRERQLLITTHDRRYADLLARKLAPREPADTTITHEIEGWSEDGPHISSRREEFQSGKVASVSDVS; from the coding sequence TTGAGCCCTCGACTAGTAAATCTTGAGCTCGAGGCTTTTCGCGGCTTCAGTTCACCTCAGTCAGTGGACCTGGATGCCGACATCATCTTGGTGAGAGGAGACAATGGCTCCGGGAAGACATCTCTCACGGACGGGATCCTCTGGGTCCTTACGGGTGCGCTTCCTCACATCACCGAGCGCGCGAAGGGTTTGCGCCCCACACACGATCCAATCCAGAACCGATACGCGGATGGGCCCAGCCGCGTCGCATTAACCGTTCGAGACGATTCTGGCACATGGCGGTTCGAGCGGGTGGGCAGTGCCCGCGACAGCACGCTTACTGCCGAGCTCAATGGCCAGTCCTTCGACGGGGATGCCGGACTAACGAACGCGTTTGGCGAGGACACCGCCGAATCCCTCCGGACGGCCGTGACCACTTGGGGTATTTTGCGACAAGACGCGGTGCGCTCGGTGCTCGATACGGGCGGCGCAGCCCTCCATGCCCGCATGTCATCCGTCATCGGACTCGCTGACGTGACTCGCTTTCGGGAGGCTTGCCGGACGGCATCAAAGAAACTGGCTCAAGAACGCCGCCAGACCGACGCGGTTCATGCCAGCTCCATCCGCAGCAGAATCGCCGCACGCCAAGCGCTCGACGGCTTCCGAAGCGCGAGCGCTGGTTCCTCAAAGCTCGCCCTTCAAGAACGCATTCGAGCCATGGCCTTGGCAATACGCGCTGACATAGAGATCGATGCCACAGGGATCGAAGATCTGCAGGGCGTGATCGCAGTGGGACAAGAGATTTCGTCTCTGATCGAGCTGTTCACCGTTGCAGCAGATGCGCACGACGCCAGTGTCCGCGCGGCCGCTGCGGTTAAGTCTGAATCAGCTAGGCTGGAGGTTGAACTGGGCGCCGTGGAGGCGCAGGCAAAGGAGCTCGGTCGACTGACCTCGGATACCCAACGTCTTGCTGAGGCGGCGCTTCAACTCTTGGGAGAGCGCTGCCCGGTCTGTGGCCAAGAAATAGATGAGGGTGTCGTCCGAGTGAAGCTCGAGCAAGACCTGCAACAGAACGCCGCTCGGATGATTGCCGCCACGGAGGCCCGCAATTCGGTTTCCACCATCAAGCAGCGCCTCATCGACGCCCAGACCGCAGAAGCTCGACGGGGCCAAGCCGCAGCGCACCTTGCCAGAGTTGCGAGCGAACTGGAAGCCGCTCTGGAATCTTCCAAGCACGTCAAGCTTCAAGCGGGGATGCCCGAGCCGAAATCATTTCGTCCGCTCGCCCACCGCTTAGAGGAGCTGCGCTCCGCTCTCAGGAGGCTGCACGCAGAGGCCTCAGCGCAGTCAGAAGTTGAGGAGTCGCGCCACCAGGCCGCCGCGGCCGCAGCGGTAAGCGAGGAGAATCGGGCGCGGGCAGCGCTCGAACGCGTTACTGCTCGAGAAGATTCCATCCAGAACCTCGAGAAGGCCGCACAGAGGGCGGAGGAGCGAATCGTGTCGAACTGGCTACGCCAGCTCGAGCCGAGCTTCTCCGAAGTATTTGACCGTCTCTCGCCCCACCCGACGTTCTCTGAACTTCGTGCTCGGCAGGACATCTACTACAACCGTAACCAGATCGTGCCGGAAGTCGTGGATCCTATCCGCGGGATCTCGGCCAACCCCCTTCTCGTCTACAGCGAAGGGCAATTGAATACCGTCGCGTTGTCATACTTCTTGGGGTTGGCGTTGAATGCGCCGTCTGCGTCGTTGGGCTTCATGGTGTTAGACGACCCGCTTCAGGCTATGGATGTCCTCGCGGTCCTTGGTTTTGCGGATCTTTGTCGTCGGCTACGTCGAGAGCGCCAACTTCTCATCACCACACACGATAGACGGTACGCAGACTTGCTCGCCAGGAAGCTGGCTCCCCGTGAGCCAGCAGACACCACTATCACGCATGAGATTGAGGGCTGGTCTGAAGACGGACCTCACATCTCATCTCGCCGCGAGGAGTTCCAGTCTGGCAAGGTGGCGAGCGTGAGCGATGTTTCTTAG
- a CDS encoding PT domain-containing protein, with protein sequence MNDAMRVRDIPAVLIAAARILGRFWAPFIVIACLGLALRSGALWVAVEVSDHNAFVAQLILTIAPLGFLLAMIAMLYLTRASLPNVAALSHHKARQATTEKREMRLVDVAVSVLVPFLAVYVSYGLLQQDLYRFTNEAAFDEFNQFSLDGSTEYDYAGRLAIYDWQVVVAIVAIAWVLRFALGRLERVTQFLALAFVGALVEVYYTSQVAQKVSDLRAASIEWVQQRQASQVVVEQYDRVVDELGPLANPVDSATGWLFGLIGAVDAVVIVPLAWLTVGAVVLGHRLSPPPKPTREPNPTLQKIPAPVRRFGGGLVADVRERWSAFWNGLRMMAAAGLMPMLTFCLAFLLVIRIPWALGEVLRLAIGPVNTDTWLAFAPMEAALGLAVTMVLAASLLAAAIDWLLGPSLDPTPEPDEPSADPTAEPTGEPTADPAAGGPTGISVPASA encoded by the coding sequence GTGAACGACGCGATGCGGGTGCGCGACATCCCCGCGGTCCTCATCGCGGCCGCGCGCATCCTGGGCCGCTTCTGGGCGCCGTTCATCGTCATCGCCTGCCTCGGGCTGGCCCTGCGCAGCGGCGCCCTGTGGGTGGCCGTCGAGGTGAGCGACCACAACGCGTTCGTCGCCCAGCTCATCCTCACGATCGCGCCGCTGGGGTTCCTCCTGGCCATGATCGCCATGCTCTACCTGACCCGCGCGTCCCTGCCCAACGTCGCCGCGCTCAGCCACCACAAGGCCCGCCAGGCCACCACGGAGAAGCGCGAGATGCGCCTCGTCGACGTCGCCGTGAGTGTGCTCGTGCCGTTCCTCGCGGTCTACGTCTCCTACGGGCTGCTCCAGCAGGACCTCTACCGCTTCACCAACGAGGCGGCCTTCGACGAGTTCAACCAGTTCAGCCTCGACGGCTCCACCGAGTACGACTACGCCGGCCGGCTCGCGATCTACGACTGGCAGGTCGTCGTCGCCATCGTCGCCATCGCGTGGGTGCTGCGGTTTGCGCTCGGCAGGCTCGAGCGGGTGACCCAGTTCCTCGCGCTGGCCTTCGTCGGTGCGCTCGTCGAGGTCTACTACACCTCGCAGGTGGCGCAGAAGGTCAGTGACCTGCGAGCGGCATCCATCGAGTGGGTCCAGCAGCGACAGGCCTCGCAGGTCGTGGTCGAGCAGTACGACCGGGTCGTCGACGAGCTCGGGCCGTTGGCGAACCCGGTCGATTCCGCGACGGGCTGGCTGTTCGGGCTGATCGGCGCGGTGGATGCCGTCGTCATCGTTCCGCTCGCGTGGCTCACGGTGGGGGCCGTCGTCCTCGGGCACCGGCTCAGCCCGCCACCGAAGCCGACCCGTGAGCCGAACCCGACCCTGCAGAAGATCCCCGCCCCGGTGCGTCGCTTCGGGGGCGGGCTGGTGGCGGACGTCCGCGAGCGCTGGTCGGCGTTCTGGAACGGCCTGCGGATGATGGCCGCGGCTGGCCTGATGCCCATGCTGACGTTCTGCCTGGCGTTCCTGCTCGTCATCCGCATCCCGTGGGCCCTGGGTGAGGTGCTGCGCCTCGCGATCGGGCCGGTCAACACCGACACCTGGCTGGCCTTCGCGCCGATGGAGGCCGCGCTCGGGCTGGCGGTGACGATGGTGCTGGCCGCATCGCTGCTGGCGGCGGCGATCGACTGGCTGCTCGGCCCCTCGCTCGACCCGACTCCCGAGCCTGATGAGCCGTCCGCCGACCCCACTGCCGAACCCACCGGCGAACCCACCGCCGACCCCGCTGCTGGCGGCCCGACGGGGATCAGCGTTCCGGCGTCAGCCTGA
- a CDS encoding ABC-three component system middle component 1: MTNAMVLAELEDLQQVLARAAYSCQIRPLGRFSRVLIAENPYAAVAIVDTESWEKLVELVSDLQAELTRLALTSERSAIRWDLYVMVHVRTPVLQSVQTELADRIESDTKFARKYVRVNLTRELSVLDRALRPFLPLRPAATLTVTEPLDLVREELVTEGIQADLVDHVLRQFSATGEVSIP, encoded by the coding sequence ATGACAAACGCCATGGTTCTCGCGGAGTTGGAGGACCTTCAGCAGGTGCTCGCGCGGGCTGCTTATAGCTGTCAGATCCGCCCACTTGGTCGGTTTTCTCGCGTGCTCATCGCCGAGAACCCCTACGCAGCCGTCGCCATTGTCGACACTGAATCTTGGGAGAAGCTGGTTGAGCTCGTGTCCGACCTTCAAGCGGAATTGACTCGCTTGGCCCTGACAAGTGAGCGCTCGGCAATCCGATGGGACCTCTACGTGATGGTCCATGTCCGCACTCCGGTCCTGCAGAGTGTTCAGACTGAGCTCGCGGATCGCATTGAGTCCGACACTAAATTCGCACGGAAGTACGTCAGGGTGAACTTGACCCGAGAGCTCAGCGTCCTGGACAGGGCGCTTCGGCCCTTCCTGCCTTTACGACCGGCAGCCACGCTCACTGTGACGGAACCTCTAGATCTCGTGAGAGAGGAACTCGTGACGGAGGGCATCCAGGCGGATCTTGTAGACCATGTCCTGAGACAGTTCTCCGCTACTGGAGAGGTGAGTATTCCTTGA
- a CDS encoding IS1634 family transposase produces the protein MVFVRKSPGRTGSTKVQIAERRAGRDVVLEHVGTARSEGELAVLMAEARRRLRPGQEAFDLDGVGLEQEGLPQRPGVITGKRSVVLWQVLSSVYARLGFDVVGDEAFKQLVLARIVEPTSKADSLRVLDELGVVHGSLRTMFRSLARAQERGYRDTVASACFAHASTSGTVSLCLYDVTTLYFEAEHEDELRKVGYSKERRVDPQIIVGLLVDRVGFPLEIGCWEGNKAETTTMLPIIRQFQERHSIEAMVVVADAGMLSAGNLKDLHEAGLRFIVGSRATKAPADLASHFRWHGDAFTDGQVIDTITPRVATTTARGVNDEQKRAEPVWDPAVHERSWRAVWSYSAKRAARDAKTLTLQENRAKAVIAGEKAARTPRFVTVKNGSRSLDETSLARARRVVGLKGYVTNIPATLMPAGEVIASYHELWHVEASFRMSKSDLRARPIFHHTRDAIEAHLTIVFAALAVARYLQDTTGMSIKKIVNTLRPLQHVTVRIAGHEHLAHDPLTPTAETILDALDLRAQ, from the coding sequence GTGGTGTTCGTGCGGAAGTCCCCGGGTCGCACTGGGAGCACCAAGGTTCAAATCGCGGAGCGTCGTGCCGGCCGGGATGTCGTCCTTGAGCACGTGGGCACGGCCCGCAGCGAGGGCGAGTTGGCGGTGCTGATGGCTGAGGCCCGTCGACGACTGCGGCCCGGGCAGGAAGCGTTCGACCTGGACGGGGTGGGCCTGGAGCAGGAAGGCCTGCCGCAGCGGCCCGGAGTGATCACGGGCAAGCGGTCCGTGGTGCTCTGGCAGGTCCTGTCGAGCGTGTACGCGCGGCTGGGGTTCGACGTGGTGGGCGACGAGGCGTTCAAGCAGCTGGTGCTCGCCCGTATCGTGGAGCCCACGAGCAAGGCCGACTCGCTGCGGGTGCTCGACGAGCTCGGGGTGGTGCACGGGTCGCTGCGCACGATGTTCCGCTCCCTGGCCCGCGCCCAGGAGCGCGGCTACCGCGACACGGTCGCGTCCGCGTGCTTCGCCCACGCCTCCACCAGCGGGACCGTCTCGCTGTGCCTGTACGACGTGACCACGTTGTACTTCGAGGCCGAACACGAGGACGAGCTGCGCAAGGTCGGCTACTCCAAGGAACGCCGCGTGGACCCGCAGATCATTGTCGGGCTGCTGGTGGACCGGGTCGGGTTCCCGTTGGAGATCGGCTGCTGGGAGGGCAACAAGGCTGAGACGACCACGATGCTCCCGATCATCCGCCAGTTCCAGGAGCGGCACAGCATCGAGGCCATGGTCGTGGTCGCTGATGCGGGGATGCTGTCCGCGGGCAACCTCAAGGACCTGCACGAGGCGGGGCTGCGGTTCATCGTCGGCTCCCGGGCCACCAAGGCCCCGGCTGACCTGGCCTCGCACTTTCGCTGGCACGGGGACGCGTTCACCGACGGTCAGGTCATCGACACGATCACCCCACGGGTGGCCACCACCACCGCCCGCGGTGTCAACGACGAGCAGAAACGGGCCGAGCCGGTGTGGGACCCGGCCGTGCACGAACGCTCGTGGCGGGCGGTGTGGTCGTACTCGGCCAAACGCGCCGCCAGGGACGCCAAGACCCTGACCCTGCAGGAGAACCGCGCCAAAGCCGTGATCGCCGGGGAGAAGGCCGCCCGCACCCCGCGGTTCGTGACCGTCAAGAACGGCTCACGCAGCCTGGACGAGACCTCACTGGCCAGAGCGCGTCGCGTGGTCGGGCTCAAGGGTTACGTCACGAACATCCCCGCGACGCTGATGCCCGCCGGTGAAGTCATCGCCAGCTACCACGAGCTGTGGCACGTCGAAGCGTCGTTCCGGATGAGCAAGAGCGACCTACGCGCCCGCCCGATCTTCCACCACACCCGCGACGCGATCGAGGCCCACCTCACCATCGTGTTCGCCGCGCTGGCCGTCGCCCGCTACCTGCAGGACACCACGGGGATGAGCATCAAGAAGATCGTCAACACCCTGCGGCCGCTGCAACACGTCACCGTCCGCATCGCCGGCCATGAACACCTCGCCCACGACCCGCTCACCCCAACGGCAGAAACGATCCTCGACGCACTCGACCTCCGCGCTCAGTGA
- a CDS encoding peptidylprolyl isomerase, translating into MKATLHTNYGPIVVELFPNEAPKTVANFTGLATGEKEYKDDAGRSNPTPYFDGLIFHRIIPGFMIQGGCPLGRGMGGPGYNFDDEIHPDKQFDRPYILAMANAGKRMGKGTNGSQFFITVAPTTWLNGKHTIFGEVADGPSREVVDKIAGVRTGAQDKPLEDVVIERVELND; encoded by the coding sequence ATGAAGGCAACCCTGCACACGAATTATGGCCCCATCGTCGTCGAGCTCTTCCCGAACGAGGCGCCCAAGACCGTCGCCAACTTCACCGGTCTCGCGACCGGCGAGAAGGAGTACAAGGACGACGCGGGTCGCAGCAACCCGACCCCGTACTTCGACGGCCTGATCTTCCACCGCATCATCCCCGGCTTCATGATCCAGGGTGGCTGCCCGCTGGGCCGCGGCATGGGCGGTCCGGGCTACAACTTCGACGACGAGATCCACCCCGACAAGCAGTTCGACCGCCCCTACATCCTCGCCATGGCCAACGCCGGCAAGCGCATGGGCAAGGGCACGAACGGCTCGCAGTTCTTCATCACCGTCGCCCCGACGACCTGGCTCAACGGCAAGCACACCATCTTCGGTGAGGTCGCCGACGGCCCGAGCCGCGAGGTCGTCGACAAGATCGCCGGCGTCCGCACCGGGGCCCAGGACAAGCCCCTCGAGGACGTCGTCATCGAGCGCGTCGAGCTGAACGACTGA
- a CDS encoding XRE family transcriptional regulator: MTQLRGGVARTSDFDGTRLTVARRLRAMSKADLARAVDVTPTAVAQYEKGTRPAQAVLAQICLVLGMPREFFGAGAPLALLPASAAHFRSLRSTSSKAREQVLAYGELSLRLVDLLGEYVELPVVNLPDLELPRDLSIPVIEEAAMQVRSLWGVPTGPLPSVVQLLEAHGVIVLRLPEKADRRVDALSTWAGDRPLVFLNPGKGDRARSRFDAAHELGHLLLHPDTEPGSKVVEQQANAFAAELLMPRDEIVDQLPQRIDWPTFHELKRYWGVSLRALVYRAHRLGRLSNASYRRANQQLAQWGVPEPGSLGPSESPQLLGRAKVLLVDNGIDFDAVLAQGRLSVEMTHEVITAGTQDRLRVDVG, from the coding sequence ATGACCCAGCTGCGCGGTGGAGTCGCCCGCACCTCCGACTTCGACGGCACGCGTCTAACCGTCGCTCGCCGTCTGCGTGCCATGTCCAAAGCAGACCTGGCGCGTGCCGTCGATGTCACTCCCACAGCAGTGGCTCAGTACGAGAAGGGAACTCGCCCCGCCCAGGCCGTGCTCGCTCAGATTTGCCTTGTTCTGGGGATGCCGCGTGAGTTCTTCGGCGCGGGCGCGCCCTTGGCACTCCTGCCCGCTTCAGCTGCTCACTTTCGTTCATTGAGGTCCACCTCATCGAAGGCTCGCGAGCAGGTGTTGGCCTACGGCGAATTATCCCTACGGCTGGTTGACCTACTCGGCGAGTACGTCGAACTTCCCGTTGTGAATCTGCCCGACCTAGAGCTGCCGCGAGACCTATCGATCCCCGTGATCGAGGAAGCGGCTATGCAAGTGAGGAGTCTGTGGGGGGTGCCCACGGGGCCGTTGCCGTCAGTTGTCCAATTGCTCGAGGCCCACGGGGTCATCGTCCTTCGGTTGCCCGAGAAGGCAGATCGGCGTGTTGACGCCCTCTCGACGTGGGCCGGGGACCGGCCCTTAGTCTTCCTCAACCCGGGCAAGGGAGATAGGGCGCGCAGTAGGTTCGACGCCGCCCACGAGCTAGGGCATTTGCTGCTGCATCCAGACACCGAGCCTGGGTCGAAGGTTGTGGAGCAGCAGGCGAATGCCTTCGCCGCTGAGTTGCTGATGCCTCGCGATGAAATCGTGGACCAGCTGCCACAGCGAATTGACTGGCCAACGTTCCACGAACTGAAACGTTACTGGGGCGTGAGCTTGCGCGCGCTCGTATACCGGGCTCACCGGCTCGGGCGCCTATCGAATGCGTCCTACCGAAGGGCGAACCAGCAGCTCGCCCAATGGGGCGTGCCCGAGCCGGGATCGTTGGGCCCGTCGGAGTCGCCCCAACTCCTCGGTCGTGCCAAGGTGCTCCTCGTGGACAACGGTATCGACTTCGACGCCGTACTTGCACAGGGCCGTCTGAGCGTGGAAATGACGCACGAGGTCATCACCGCGGGGACGCAAGACCGCCTACGGGTGGACGTGGGTTGA